From Salvelinus fontinalis isolate EN_2023a chromosome 37, ASM2944872v1, whole genome shotgun sequence, the proteins below share one genomic window:
- the sfr1 gene encoding swi5-dependent recombination DNA repair protein 1 homolog produces the protein METTPKTTKSKPVYGTPCYSKSSPCESSSVQKPKQQMSSSLKERLKRSKRSFTSPVSVAKRLNIDDDQLPSTADKESEHGAKTDRQKNIDINRNERTPSECPETRRAGVPGPMPESAQPTPIDLLQLRDQLKREVKEGTERLRRLKMVKMYRSKNDLTQLRVLIDKWRSCSQAALYELQSDLPIDGRKASISQLIDLFGVEDSILHFDRTEEDFTNA, from the exons ATGGAGACCACACCGAAGACAACCAAATCAAAACCTGTGTACGGCACACCCTGCTATTCAAAATCAAGCCCATGTGAATCCAGTAGTGTGCAAAAG CCAAAACAGCAGATGAGTTCTTCTCTGAAGGAACGACTGAAAAGATCAAAACGTTCCTTCACCTCTCCTGTTTCCGTGGCCAAACGTCTTAACATCGATGATGACCAACTACCCTCAACAGCAGACAAAGAGTCCGAGCATGGtgccaaaacagacagacagaagaataTTGACATCAACAGAAATGAGAGAACGCCCAGTGAATGTCCAGAGACTAGAAGGGCTGGGGTCCCTGGCCCCATGCCTGAATCAGCTCAACCCACTCCTATAGACTTGCTACAACTACGAGACCAATTGAAGAGAGAGGTTAAAGAAGGGACCGAGAGACTACGGCGACTGAAGATGGTTAAAATGTACAGAAGCAAG AATGACCTGACACAGTTGAGAGTTTTGATTGACAAGTGGCGGAGTTGTAGTCAGGCTGCATTGTATGAGCTCCAGTCAGATCTCCCCATAGATGGCAGGAAAGCCAGCATCTCCCAACTAATTGACCTCTTTGGTGTAGAGGACAGCATACTGCACTTTGACCGCACAGAAGAGGACTTCACCAATGCATAG